The genomic stretch TCATAATTCGCTTTCCATCATACACGTATTCATATTTATAAAGTGTACGAGTTTCATAATTTTGAGCGTCATCCGGAGCAAACGTATCATAAAATGAACGGACATTAACAATCGAAGCTCCTTCTCCATACTCGTAAATAAAAGTCTCTTTGTAATCCAACGTATAGGTATTATCAAAATCATCCCCTAAACCAAAATCAGTTTTAGGAATATAATAACTGAATACCTGTTGTGTGACCATACTCTCCTCATCAAGAGTCACATCTACTTTGTACAAAGTTCTTGCTATCACGGGAATGCTATCTTCCAAAGAATAATTCCCAACCCCATATTTTCCTTTCAGCCACAAATCCAAACGAGCAATAGAGTCTGCATCCACGTTATTCACGTAATCATTCACGGCATAGGTAATGACACCTTGTTCTTTCGTCACCGAAAGTCCTCCTTTTCGGCGACCGTTTTTATCATAACGACTCATATTCTCCAACTTATCGTTCACATATTGAATTTTCAACGTGTAATCACCCCAATGATCGTTATGTCCGGCAATTTCGCTCACCCGAACCGGATTAATCGGACGTACCCCGACCTCGATATTATCATCGTCATCATTACAAGCCACCCAACCCATTACCAGTAATAACAGACAGATCATATTTCTTAATATTGTTCTCATAAATCGCTTATTTTAGTTTCCCACTTTATTATAGGCCACTTTCGTAATCCGGCCAAATCCTTCATATCTCCCGTGAATATCACGATTAGGTTCCAAAGTACCACTTGTCAGTTTGACAATAGGAATTGTAAGCACTTTCCCCTCCCCGGTTGATTCGTTATAAGTCGTAACAATCAACATCCGGTATTGAGCATTTTGTGTTGTCATCCCGGTAGAACTCGTCTCACTACTCACGTTCATCCTGCCATATTCTCCCCGCCACATCATTAGAGAAGTAATTTCCCCGTCTCGATCTCTATCCACGGTATAACGACTTTCCGCTGTCACATTCTGGGAATCACCCAAGGCAATCGTATATATCTGATCTTTTGTTGCATAATAAAAATCCGTCGAGATCGGAGATGCAGCAAAACCCACGGCCTCATTTATTCCGGGACAGTTCGTTAAAACATATCGCCCTTTGGGTAAATTACTTCCGGAATCCTCTTCCTTGGTCTGCATAGCGGCTAGCCAATAATCATTTCCTTTTTCAGCTTTAAAAACAGTCATTAACTGGGCATTTTCACCCTCTCCCATGTATATCGCATCATACGCTCCCACGTTATTCACGTCAAACAATAATCCTGGATTCTGCTCCCTAAATTGAAGGAAACCATCATAACGACTATTGACTTGAAGGAATCGATTTTTATTCTCGTCAAAAACATAAGGTACGGCATAATAATATGTTCCGCAAACAACCATCTGGCTTACATCATAGTCAGCCAAATCAGGAGTATACATGTAAAAATTGTAATACAAATTACCCCAGGAGGAATTTCTTGGATATACCTTCCCATTCACATTCAAGAACTCAACACCCCAATAATCCCACAACATCATATTTTTAGGGTGGAAATTTTCATCAATCGCCACGAAGAAAAGATCGTTATTCATTTCCCAATCTGCAAACTCGAATGGATCAACCCGATAAATATCCGCATCAGTCAAGATCGTCAGAGTCCGAGAATCAGACTTCACGAACGATTGCATATCCTTCACCAACCCATTCAAACGATGTTGATTCACGGAAGAATAAACATTCCTGTACAACCTGGTATTCTTTTCCAACAAGCCACGGGTAAAATTCATCGCCATAATCAATGACACATCTCCCGTCTCTCCGTCCCGGGTATCGGCAACCAATAATCCCTCACCCAAAGAACTTTCAACCGTCACTGATATTCGGGAGAATTCTTGAATATCAGTTGTTTTATCCGTAACCGTCAGAATCAGATCGTATGCGGTACTATTGGGGGCAGCCGAAATGGGTTCACGGAAAGTCATTTTATTCGATAATATAGTCTCCGGATACTCATTTCCCTGAATCTTCCATTCGTACGTCAGATTCTCGTCAGACACCCCGTTCTTGTAAATAATCGGATTAATCTCCAGTGTATCAAATTGAAAAATCTTCACGGCGGTTTCCGCCCCGGCAAATTCGATCACGATAGGCTTCACTATTTTAAAATCTTTGGCAGAATGATCCTCGTAACAAGACATCGCCGCAAAAGCCATGTATAATAATAAAAATATCAATATTCTTTTCATTGTTTTCTTCTTTACTGAATTAAACATCACGCTATAAACATTCCGTTAAGGCATTTTCACCTCGTCACCCGCGTAATCCCCGTCTTCATGCCGCAGAGGATCATTCGGATGTTCCCGGTTATACTGGAGCAAGGCTGCCTTTACCTTCCCGGCATTAGCCAATAACTGATTATAACTCCACTTTTCATCCCCCTCTTGAGCGGAAGGATAAGGAATATATGATACATTCAACACATTTAGGATAAAACGGTACCAACTTATAGAGAATTGTTGCCCAAAATAAAAAGCCAAATTTCCCCAATTCTTGGGCTTAACCAACTGATTCGTCATTGATAACTTGAAATAACGATTATCAAAACCGGCAAGTGGAAAATCTTCATTGGGAACTAATTTTATATGTACCATGAAAGTGCTATCACTCATATCCGGAGTACAATGAATTTCCACTGGGACCTCTCCCGAGAAAGAGCCGGCAGGAACTAATCCTTCCAATAATTTATACTGCTCCGGACGAGCTGTGTTCACATTATTTGTATCATTTTCTACCACGGCAATCGATACCTTTCGTTCATAATCAACGGAATCCCCTGTTGTTGCAACCGTGATATAATACAAATGTACCGTCTCGCCATAATTATCCACAAAACTATATTCATCTTCAGACTGATACAAGAATCGCACTCCCGCCTCTTGCTGGTACATGATGGTTTTCTCCTGATCACACGACACCCACAAACTTATTACCAATGCCGCTATCATCAACCTAATTATTATCTGTTTCATACACATACTTTTTAATCCGTTATTTTTTCTTGTAATCTTCCATTCCGCCCAAACCTACATCTCCAGAGGGTAACGGAACTACATAAACCGCATCACTACCCGGTTTGGTCGAGTAAGGAATCTTCTCGAATCCCAACCGTTTATAGTAATAAAACAACTGACCTTCCCCTATAAATTCACGCTGATACTCCTTCGTGATCTCGTCTTGCACGGTTCCCGCCGTCATGTCATTACCGAGTTTTGCAATTCCCCGGTTGTCCCTCACCGTGTTAAGATACTCGATCGCTTTTATCCGATCGGCTGCATTACCTGTTTCCAACAAACATTCGGCCGCCATATAATACATCTCTGGTTTCCGGATCAGAGGTAACACGCTTCCATGCGAGTATTCCTCGACCTCCCAGTACTTATAGAAAGCCCAGCCGTCAAAATAATCATTCACCTTATTGTACCACCGTTTATAACGATAATCCGTGCTTACACCATTAACAGCCTCAAACAATTTATTGGCCCGTTCGCTCGAATGATATAACAAATCGGCATTTCGGTTGGGCTTGTTTGCATTGGGATCAATATAATGTTTAACACTCTCGAAAAGCTCTGCTATATCCAAGGCAAACACATGTTCTCTTGAAAAAGTCAAATCCCTATCCTTCTCGTAGTAAGCATCAATCGTGTACGAGTCAATCCAAGAAGTCCGACCTCCCTTATCAATAAAAGATGTTGCCAAGGGCAAGGCTTCTCTTTTCCGTCCCATCCACATATATACTCGGGTCAACG from Butyricimonas virosa encodes the following:
- a CDS encoding RagB/SusD family nutrient uptake outer membrane protein — protein: MKKVRDIFCVLLLLCTTMSCENWLDVDPKTEIKSELMFQSESGFKDALMGVYLTLRDPELYGKEATWGFVDAIGQQTDIQDQAAAYYNASRYNYSQTSGVSDALWAKAFNAIVNLNNMLENLDEQQNLFTPATYGVLKGEALGLRAFLHFDLVRLFGWGNLAKKPENLEKLCMPYMTKYDKVLTKQLTVGEVLAHIEEDLLASIELLNNSDPYGLAPKSDDYDLPNEDKFFDNREKRFNYWAAVCTLTRVYMWMGRKREALPLATSFIDKGGRTSWIDSYTIDAYYEKDRDLTFSREHVFALDIAELFESVKHYIDPNANKPNRNADLLYHSSERANKLFEAVNGVSTDYRYKRWYNKVNDYFDGWAFYKYWEVEEYSHGSVLPLIRKPEMYYMAAECLLETGNAADRIKAIEYLNTVRDNRGIAKLGNDMTAGTVQDEITKEYQREFIGEGQLFYYYKRLGFEKIPYSTKPGSDAVYVVPLPSGDVGLGGMEDYKKK
- a CDS encoding PKD-like family lipoprotein, whose product is MKRILIFLLLYMAFAAMSCYEDHSAKDFKIVKPIVIEFAGAETAVKIFQFDTLEINPIIYKNGVSDENLTYEWKIQGNEYPETILSNKMTFREPISAAPNSTAYDLILTVTDKTTDIQEFSRISVTVESSLGEGLLVADTRDGETGDVSLIMAMNFTRGLLEKNTRLYRNVYSSVNQHRLNGLVKDMQSFVKSDSRTLTILTDADIYRVDPFEFADWEMNNDLFFVAIDENFHPKNMMLWDYWGVEFLNVNGKVYPRNSSWGNLYYNFYMYTPDLADYDVSQMVVCGTYYYAVPYVFDENKNRFLQVNSRYDGFLQFREQNPGLLFDVNNVGAYDAIYMGEGENAQLMTVFKAEKGNDYWLAAMQTKEEDSGSNLPKGRYVLTNCPGINEAVGFAASPISTDFYYATKDQIYTIALGDSQNVTAESRYTVDRDRDGEITSLMMWRGEYGRMNVSSETSSTGMTTQNAQYRMLIVTTYNESTGEGKVLTIPIVKLTSGTLEPNRDIHGRYEGFGRITKVAYNKVGN
- a CDS encoding DUF4843 domain-containing protein translates to MKQIIIRLMIAALVISLWVSCDQEKTIMYQQEAGVRFLYQSEDEYSFVDNYGETVHLYYITVATTGDSVDYERKVSIAVVENDTNNVNTARPEQYKLLEGLVPAGSFSGEVPVEIHCTPDMSDSTFMVHIKLVPNEDFPLAGFDNRYFKLSMTNQLVKPKNWGNLAFYFGQQFSISWYRFILNVLNVSYIPYPSAQEGDEKWSYNQLLANAGKVKAALLQYNREHPNDPLRHEDGDYAGDEVKMP